Proteins from a genomic interval of Pogoniulus pusillus isolate bPogPus1 chromosome 42, bPogPus1.pri, whole genome shotgun sequence:
- the LOC135192452 gene encoding sterile alpha motif domain-containing protein 1-like isoform X1, with protein sequence MPSGRGHAGSRSRYLPPRVAAGSRGRERTGRGRTLRYRHRQRHRQRHRHRAGMESKPPPGGTVAGLAQCQGQLEEVAALMRQNLGRALEREGHLAELEGRAQELHVMELHPQGTGSGWAAAQGTQAPPGAALRPRCCLPPAPPPHPGTGTVAGPPCPCPCRCHPEDDAWRALSTQGTGPGPVWGPLRATRTCSGGTSERPGPAWGHLSATRTCLGTPQSDQDLFGGTSERPGPVWGPLRATRTCLGTPQSDQDLPGDPSERPGPIWGHLRATRTCLGAPQSDQNLFGGTSERPGPVWGHLRATRTCLGTPQSDQDLF encoded by the exons ATGCCCTCGGGGAGGGGACACGCAGGGAGCCGCTCCCGGTACCTCCCGCCGCGGGTGGCCGCTGGGAGCCGGGGGCGGGAGCGGACGGGACGGGGACGAACGCTCCGGTACCGGCACCGGCAGCGGCACCGGCAGCGGCACCGGCACCGAGCGGGAATGGAATCCAAACCCCCCCCCGGGGGCACCGTG gcagggctggcacagtgccagggccagctggaggaggtggcagcGCTGATGAGGCAGAACCTGGGGCGGGCACTGGAGCGGGAAGGgcacctggcagagctggaaggacGGGCACAGGAGCTGCATGTCATG GAGCTTCAcccgcagggcacaggcagtggctgggcagcagcGCAGGGCACACAGGCGCCACCGGGCGCTGCTCTTCGGCCTcgctgctgccttcctcctgctcctcctcctcatcctggcactggcactgtGGCTGGCccgccctgcccctgcccttgccGATGCCACCCCGAGGACGACGCCTGGAGGGCACTGAGCACACAGGGGACAGGACCAGGACCTGTTTGGGGACCCCTCAGAGCGACCAGGACCTGTTCTGGGGGCACCTCAGAGCGACCAGGACCTGCCTGGGGACACCTCAGTGCGACCAGGACCTGCCTGGGGACCCCTCAGAGCGACCAGGACCTGTTTGGGGGCACCTCAGAGCGACCAGGACCTGTTTGGGGACCCCTCAGAGCGACCAGGACCTGCCTGGGGACACCTCAGAGCGACCAGGACCTGCCTGGGGACCCCTCAGAGCGACCAGGACCTATTTGGGGGCACCTCAGAGCGACCAGGACCTGTTTGGGGGCACCTCAGAGCGACCAGAACCTATTTGGGGGCACCTCAGAGCGACCAGGACCTGTTTGGGGGCACCTCAGAGCGACCAGGACCTGCCTGGGGACCCCTCAGAGCGACCAGGACCTGTTCTGA
- the LOC135192452 gene encoding uncharacterized protein LOC135192452 isoform X2: protein MPSGRGHAGSRSRYLPPRVAAGSRGRERTGRGRTLRYRHRQRHRQRHRHRAGMESKPPPGGTVAGLAQCQGQLEEVAALMRQNLGRALEREGHLAELEGRAQELHVMSRSFTRRAQAVAGQQRRAHRRHRALLFGLAAAFLLLLLLILALALWLARPAPALADATPRTTPGGH, encoded by the exons ATGCCCTCGGGGAGGGGACACGCAGGGAGCCGCTCCCGGTACCTCCCGCCGCGGGTGGCCGCTGGGAGCCGGGGGCGGGAGCGGACGGGACGGGGACGAACGCTCCGGTACCGGCACCGGCAGCGGCACCGGCAGCGGCACCGGCACCGAGCGGGAATGGAATCCAAACCCCCCCCCGGGGGCACCGTG gcagggctggcacagtgccagggccagctggaggaggtggcagcGCTGATGAGGCAGAACCTGGGGCGGGCACTGGAGCGGGAAGGgcacctggcagagctggaaggacGGGCACAGGAGCTGCATGTCATG AGCAGGAGCTTCAcccgcagggcacaggcagtggctgggcagcagcGCAGGGCACACAGGCGCCACCGGGCGCTGCTCTTCGGCCTcgctgctgccttcctcctgctcctcctcctcatcctggcactggcactgtGGCTGGCccgccctgcccctgcccttgccGATGCCACCCCGAGGACGACGCCTGGAGGGCACTGA